Within the Indicator indicator isolate 239-I01 chromosome 26, UM_Iind_1.1, whole genome shotgun sequence genome, the region TTAAATTCACTTCTGGCCAGTTATTGttgcagtttccatccagtgGCCATGCAGCTGCCTACATGACAGGCCTGTCTGGTTTGTACTGGGCAGCTTACTTTATAAAGGCCATTGCCACTGTAGGTCCACACTGGTGCCTTTGTTGGCAGTCTTGAAGGGGCCAAGCTCTAATGAATATGGAGGCTGAGATACTCTCTCACCTCTAGGGGCGAGGTTCTTGAGGTCAGGGCTGAGGCACAGTGGTGGGGAAGtgtggaagctgctgctgccctggctgtaCCTGCTCTGTAGATAGAGGGCTACAGTCTCCAGGGCTGTCAAAGGGGCTTGAACCATTcatcagcactttttttttttcttaattcctATTCCTGAATCACAGCTGTGAAATAAGTGGGACTGGGTCAAGCCTTGCCTTCAGAACAGGTTTGTGCCAGTTTGGCAACAGGCAAGCCTCGCTTACAGGCACTGTGCTTAATTGTCAGGAACACAGCAGAGCTTTTACAGCTTGACACACAGGGCTTTTAAATCTGTTTGCTGTTTCCCAGCAGCTAAGGCCACTCACCTGATTTTTGTAGCCCTTGTCCACTCCAAGTGTCTGGGTGCAAAACTTATGCCTGACACCAAAGTGCCGCATTAGGTAGGCCAGGTCAATAGTCCAGATGCTCTTTGTCAGCTGGAGCTCCTGGATGGCTTTCTGAAATTCATCATTGTCCAAAAGGTTCAGGTACCTGCAGCATTAGAGGAGGGGAAGCACAGATCTGAGAAGAAGCAAAATGTGTGCTGCAGCCCAAGCCTCCACATCACAGGGCATAAAACTGAAACACTAGGCTTGGctaagaacaacaacaacaacccccaGACCCACAGAGGAGCCACAAActgaaggggagggaagggagtggGGAATATTTAACTGGATTTATTGCTGATGTATGAGTATCTCGACTCTTTCATACTGCTGTACAATAGGCAAGCTATACTGAGCCAAGTATAGATCTCTGTCCTGAAGGGTTCACAGGCTAAATGCACAAAGCATCAgagcaaacacagaaagaaatgttaaaGACTAAAACTTGCTTCATGGCACAACAGATGGATTTCaaaaggaggagctggaaaggtAGTTGGTAAATAATCAAAGGAAGCTTGTATTAGGCACTGAtagcacaaaacacaaaaaagggGAGATGAAGTCAGGAGGAAGCTTGGGACAGGTTGCAAAGGGTTGGGGAGAGACAGTTACAGAGAGTTCTGGAAGTCTGAAAACAAATGGAAgtaaatgaagaagaaaaaaaaaagactgcaaTTGAGAATGCAGGGCAAACAAAGAGCAGCAGGGTGAGAAGATTAAACTTGGAAGCTGAGTTTTGGGCAGACTCGAGTGGCAAATAGGTAAAGGGAATAAAGAGGCAGAGGTTACAGTAGTCAAGATGGGAAATTACCAGCACACGGACTAACGTCTTGGCAGAAGGGATGGAGAGAAATGAAAATCTTCTGCTTCATATCTACTAAGTGGACATCTAAATAGGTATTTCTCCTGCACCTAAGCTCATGTTCCTCtgtggaaggaaagaggagtTCAGCAGGACAGCTACCagttcaagaaaagaaaaaagaaaacccaaaacaaaaccaaaaatacccCAAAGGGCTACACAGTTCTGGAGCTTCAACACTGCAGCAAAAACACTCGTGACATGGGCTGGGGACTCAGCAGGACAGAAGCCACCTACTCAGAAACTTCCTCCTCACTTGACATCAGGGAATCAGGTGAATTGCTGGGCCCAGTATCAGTTCTGAATGGTATCAGGGAGAGGGATAACTGTTCATCAGTTTATGCATGCCAACCTCCAGAGGTCTTAGGTACTTTGCATCTGTCAGAACAGTTATGCAAAAAGGTCTGAAGTTCacctttctgtttttccttgctGTGCCAGGTCTAAGCAACAGCAAGGGCACCTGCCAATATGTGATCTCGTGACTGAGCTGACTCGCGGCTGCTCCAACACCACTCTTCTCCCGAGATGTTGCTTCCCACTATCCCTCTCCCATGGGATGTGATTTTCCACCCGTTCCCACCAGAGAGTCACTTACTGAAGCAccatcctggagcaggctagCCCACAGTCCCAGTGGTACAGCTGCTGAACAACTGGCACTTTCAGCTGGATGCAGTCAGCTGTAGTGGAAACACCCCGTGGTGAGTAACACAAGAAAGAGGTCACTGCACACAGCAGTGTCTTCTCCATACCTCACAGCTTGCCCTCAGTGCTACGCTGgcagaccctcagcatcattTTTTATCCCCTTGATCAGACTGACaggaattttttcctttcttaaggGGAATTTGGTATTTCTGTTCAGTTAAGCATTTGGTTCAATCTCTTACTCCTTTACTGTTCCACACCTGGGATCACTCTGTCATGATGTGTATTTTGTTACCATTTCTCCTTGGCGCTTTTGACTGTCCCCAGTTTGTTACAGCCAGGGCCTCTGCCAAGCCCCAAGGTTTAACATAAGAGGTGTGCATTTTCTACATCAAGACTTCaaactttaatttttttgcatGTTCAGCTTCCAGTCATCCTGTTTCCAAACACATCCAAAGTTCTTCAGCGATGACTGTCAGCTGCCCCGAGATAAGACACAAGCAGCATATGCTGTGGCTGCAAGGAACACTGACAACACTTCTCCCGTTCTCTAGATCCTCGGTGCAATGAACCTACGGACGGTGCCAGTAATTCCACATTGCTGCGCAGCTCCGGGAGGGCGGAGGAGGCCTCCTGGGCCTCCAACGGGGATGGCgagagctgccagctccccGTCGCCGACAAGCCCGTACTCAAGGCTTCCTCTCCCGGCCCAAGTCGGCGCTCAGCCCGTTCCGCCAGGGCGGACCCCACCGTGGAGATCCCGCAGCCgagccctccccctccccccccagacGACGGAGCCTCCCGAGAAGGGCTCTGCCCGGCAGCCCACGCTCCTCGGCGGCGACCGCAGGACGAGGGTTGTGCGAGGCGGCCggggctggccctgctgccGGACGCACTGACCTGGTGGTGGCTCCCCAGCCTCCTGGGGGCTCTTCATGGCGGTAGGGCCTGCCGTCCGCTCACTGCCGGCCCCGCCGAGCCGGCCCGTCCGGTGGCGCGGCCCAGGAGCACGGCATGCCTCGGCACGGCGCTGGCTCCTCCTGGCCCCAGGGGCGGACGCGGAGGCGGGCGCTGTAGGGGGCCGGGCCCCGGGGCGTTTGCCCCGCGCCGTCGCTGCAGTGTGGACGGCGGCGATCAGGTACGTCGGTGGGCAGGAGCATGACACGGCGGGTCAGGGCGTGACCTGGGGAGAGCACAGAAGCGCGCTGGTAGTCAGCCCTGCCCCGGGACGGGGCACCGCCGGTGGGACGGGACTGGTCCCGGCCGGCAGGACAGGGCTGCGGCGGAAGGCGGTGCCGAACCCGCACGGCCCAGCTCGGGGCGGGGCTGTGCCTCCGCTGCCCCCTTCCTGTTCCGGCGCGCAGGGCACGGCGGGAGACTGCCGGAGGCCATTAGGAGTGAGCGCGGGCCCAGGCGCAGGTGGGCGGTGGGGAACTGGCCTTGAGTGGGGTTGTGCCTGGAAGCGGTAGggtcctctttttctttcaggcTCTGTGGGAAGCATCGGAGGTGTGCTGTATCCTTCGGGGCCTGTGGACTCTTCGGGGTGCCTGGCCCTGGGAGGGTGAAGCCGTGTTGGGGCGGCGGTCAGCCTGTGCAGGCCTCAGAGGCTCTACTGGGTCTTTTGGGGTGGGCCTCTCCGCTGGCAGGggccctcctctgcccctggGGCACGGCTGGCGGCCTTCAAGTGAAGGAAGGTTGTGGTTGCGGCGTGTGGTGCGGGCTGGTTCCTTGATGGTAATGCCTGTGGGTGTGCTACACGCGGGTTTGGCTAATCTCGTaggtggccaggctggctgtacCGTCATGGGATGCACCTGGGGCTATTTCTGTTTGACATGTACCTGCCTCTATGAGTGGTCGAGTATCTGGTATTTACAGCTGTATTTCCTAGGTCAGAAGAGACCTGGGAAAAATGTGCTGATTGTTTCTTCCTGTGGGGATTTTTCTAGAGAGGTTTTGTTAATGTGTTGCCAAAGCATGTGGTGCCTTTGGGCAAGAGAGAAAATCAGTGCTTTACCCTAGGAAAAACGATGGGCTGGGTAAGTGAAACATAATCTATAACTTTCTTTGTGATGATGacctgtgttgtttttttcttttccttggctCAGGTGTagccccacagcactgcaaacaTGTCTATTGGAGTGCCCATTAAAGTCCTGCATGAGGCTGAAGGCCATATTGTGACATGTGAGACCAATACAGGAGAAGTTTACCGAGGCAAACTCATTGAAGCTGAAGACAACATGAATTGTCAGGTACCTCTGCTTCAGAAGGACACAGTGAAGTCTGTCTGGTCTGTGCCTGGAAAGGCTGATAGCCAGCTTGTTGGTAGTGTGATTAAAGACCATTGCAGTTAATCTCAGGATAAAGAAAGCTGCATGCTTTTACCATAGTGAAATGGATTCAGGATTACTGAGAGCTCTGAAGAGGCcagagctttttctttccagtttcagAGTTGGATTGGGCATTCCTGCCTATAGTACCATGGTTCTTAAGATTCTATTCTGTGCATGTTTTTCCTGGAGTTCTTTATTTAAAGGTATGgaacataaaaataattaagccTTGATTTAAGAAATTGAAGCTTTCTAAAATGCTTCTTACTTTATGCATTCCAAGAAGGCCTAATTTGGATTGACACTATGCCAGTCATTGTTGAAATCAAAATGTTTCCTTAACAGTAAGGACTAGGATAGCTTTATTAAAACTGATTCAAtgtgagaaaacaaaactaacaaaTCTAAAATTAATTCACAACTagaggagagaaagcaaaagtcCTGGGCCTACTTGAATAGCAGCAGGCTTGGGAGTGCATTCAAATGGGTCTGGCTGCCTTGTGTCGCAACTGCAGCTGAGAAAGTAGTGTGCTTGGGAAGTCTTTGTGTTTGATCCTGGAATCCTGGCTGTGTATTCTGCAGGCCAAAGGATCAGTGACACAGAAGTGGATTAGAGGGGTCTCTGGGCACTGACTGATGGTTGCCTTCCAGATGTCCAACATAACGGTGACGTACAGAGATGGCCGagtggcacagctggagcaggtgtACATCAGGGGCAGCAAGATACGGTTTCTTATTTTACCAGACATGCTGAAGAATGCTCCCATGCTAAAGAGCATGAAGAATAAAAAccagggctctggagctggccGAGGAAAAGCAGCTATTCTCAAAGCCCAAGGTGTGTACACTGTTCATGGTTGTGTGTGTCCAATTTTGCTGTAGAAGAACAGAGGTTGGAGTtggtcttttgaggtcccttccaatctctcaTCTTCCTCACTGAGAAATTTTAAGCTGTAAGAAACTGCAAGATTGCTGGTTAATATTTTGGGTTTCTGTGTGTTTCATCTCGTGGTGGGAGTTGAACTGTCCAATTACCTGAATGAGTACTATTGATGCTACAATAATTTATGTCTAGTGAGTAGTCTTGGTATGTGGAACCTTTATGTaaaacttcattttctcttttgctgtggTTGTGGCTGGTAGCTGTTTGGAAAACCTAGGGAAGGATCcagctgttattttttttttcagctgaagctgctggaaagctgtaCTTGTCAGCCCCTCTGCAGTTCACTCTCACTGGTACCTTTCTCAGGGAAGCAATCTCCTTAGAACAAGATTGAGTAATCGTGGGCTGCAGAGTCCTTGGTTAGCCTTAGCAAATGCAGCAGAGTTACTTGGGGAGTAGCATCTGCTGAAACATGCTGAGTTTTGTAGAGCCTGCACTATTTAAGTCTCATGGGCTATAGAGATTTGTGTgtcagctcaggaggagcacagagtAGGAGAGCATTCGCTGCATCTCTTTGAAGAGCAAGACCCTAACCATTAGGTCTTTTCTCATAGAAAGCTTCTTGCATTCGTATAATTTTCTAAACTGAATGGCGTAGCCTCATTTCCTTGCTTCTAAGCAAGAGGGCTTTGAGTGTTGTTTGTTCTGGTTGTCAGTTGTTGAGGTCAACATGCTGCTCTGTCAAACTCATCCctgatgttttctttctgcagtggCTGCAAGGGGAAGAGGCCGTGGGATGGGCCGTGGCAACATCTTCCAGAAGCGAAGATAATTTTGGTCTTGACCAAGGtgctttggttgttttttttaattaggggGTATTAGCTGGACCTGTGCATTGGTATCAGTTTTGTTAAATAAATGTTTCTGTCAAAAACTTGTCTGCTCTTATGCAGGGCTCCTTTTGGCCAAACACGTGGTAGGTAGATTTCAAACTTCAAGAGCTTTTAATATAAAATAGTGGATTTTATAGCTAAATCTGGCTGCTTTGTGTGATGCATTGACTTCTAAAGCTCAGCACAGATCATGATGTTTCCTTTTGCTTGTTTCACCCTGTAGCCATTTATTCTCTAAAAGAATTAGAAGAGAACCTTGGAGGTCTAAACGGTGTGGTTTGAAGTCCTATTAGCTGTAGCTGCTTCCTGAGAAACAAAGCTCTGTGTTCTCTTGCCTTATAGGGACCTGCAACAGACAGAGGTCCATCTTCAGAGCTGTGCATTGAGCTTGTGTTCTTGCATTTCTTACTTTTCTCTTTGGTTATGAGGAGAGGTTTTTTTGTAAGGAACACACAGCTCTGATATTTAACTATGGATTTGCAGTGAGAGATTCTGAGTTTTTCCCTCTGCCTGGGCAAAGAAGATAGGCTACAAAACCGGCATTTTCAAGGGGAATGTGAAAGGTTTTGTAAAGCTGGAAGGTGGTGCAGGTGTATGGGAAAGCCTTCTGAATGGTCACCCATGAAATGCAGCTCCATACAAATGCTAATCTTCTGGACAAAGCTTAGGATCAGCTTTAGGTCTCCCATCTGTGCACAGCTGCCCTGCAAGCAGCCAGGCATAGCTGTAACTCCAAGTACAGTGCAGTGGTTCTTACCTGACTCAACTGGTTAGGCTATTGCAGTGTAACACTTGTGTACCTAATCACACCTTGCATACCATCACTTGCTGGGCTGAGCATGTCCACAGGAGCTGGTCTTTTCTGCTCTGAGGCTGTGAAGACTCCCTTGTGCAGACATGAAAGTTGAGCTCATGTATTCATTTGTTGAATTGTCTGTAAATAAAACTGTATTTGGTCTTGCATCACTAGAAGCTCCATGTTACATGTTCTTCTGGGTAGCAGTCATCCTAAATACTTGCATTAGAAACCTCCCTGAAGTGTGCTTAAGAGATTCATAAATTCAGAGGGATcataaaaatcatccagttccaaccctcctgccatgggcagggccaccttccactagcccaggttgctcaaggtctcatccaacctggccttgaatacctctagggagagggcatccacagccctcCTGGGCAAACACGTAACAGAAACTTGAGACTGATTAGTGCAACAGTTGACTGCCATAAATAGAGACTAGTCTAGGATGGAGTGCGTGTTGAGGGAGGGcaagttgttcagcctgaagggTGTCCTGGCTATGGCTGATGTACAGTCCCCTTGCCTTCCTCAGTGACAGGAGAGCCCAGAGGTGTGCCCACAGCTGGAGCAAAGGGAAATCACTTGGCCAGAACTTTGGATCTGGCTTCTCCTGAGTCTCTGTAACCTCTCAAGGAAACCAATGGTGAGGATTGCCAtagcttggttttttttttttttgtttgtttttttttttttttttttgttgtttttttttgtgtgtgtgtgtgttttgtttttccagaagTATCTGCTACTTCCAAGCCCTCaaagctcttttttctttttctgtaaagcctccaaaaagaaaagaaggctccttctcctctgtggaaaaggaaggaagccaCAGGTGGAGGACTGACTAGACTGACTGATAGGCTGgtttgctgcaggctgctttgaAGGTCCATgtgctgtgtgcattggtgtgAGACGTCAGAAGGTCTTTCTGCCATCGGTGTCTCACCCACTAGATGGCTCTGTCGGTAAGAGAATGGAATGCAAGAAACCAGAATGCTCTGGAAGGAAAAAGTCAGGAATGTGACTTCTGGAGAATCCATAAACCCAGTGCCATTATAAACTGCAGCATGGCAACACTCAGCCCATATCCTTCCATCTTCAGTGTTCCCAGAGTGCTGCCTTCATGTGCACTGAGGTTCTTCCAGCTGAGGCTGGCTGCTGGGTTTCCCTGGTACTGGGCTTATTGGGCATATGTAGGTCACGCAGATTCCTTGAGTTCAGCAACTTAACCGATCTGTTTCTCTGGGAGGGAGGTTCCCATGGATAGGTAACAGCTGTCTGCTTTTAACAGCTGCCCCGATTTCTCAccttttatttatctttttctccaaataacacagcatttcttttcatcctttGCCATTCTGCTAGCCAcattgcttttgatgcagcccaggatgccatttgccttctgggctgcgagtgcacactgttggctcatgtccagcttctccacCAGCATTGCCAAGTCCTTTTTTGAAGAATTGTCTAAGGAAGTAGTAACCAAAGAATTTGTGGAAATAAATGGGAAAACTGCATCAACAGTTAAGTACCTTTATTATAGATCATCTTACCATTCAACACTCATTGTGTTCAATCTCCTAAGCTGGTGAACTGCAGTCCACTTTAGTGtttcagtaaaagaaaaagctctttCAGTTTGTCTTATATAAAAAGTGGCACAGAATTAACATACTATTTAAAAAAAGGCATAGACACAAATAATCCCTGCCTGTGATTCTGGAACTCAAGCCCCATGTATTTCCAAGTCAAAATGAACACATCTCTTTGATATGATATTATGCTTGTAAAAATGCCTACCAAAAAATCAGTTTGTTCAGAAGGCAGAGTGGTTGGGAAGTATTTCCTCTTTCACCATTTAACAAACGACATCACTGCACAAAACCTACCAGGTAGCAAAATACTGCAGATGAATTTCACACATGAAAGCCAACCTGGACACCATCCAGTGTCCCAAGTGAGAGTTCAGCACAGCAACAAAATCTTCATAGTGCATCATAAAATTCAGCTACATGACATTCAGTACAATATTTAATTCAGTGCTCAGGAGATGTAAAAATCAAATACACCTAGGAATCTGCTAGTCAGACACTGGTCCTTCccatttgtttggggtttttttccttgctgttttcaGAGTATGTTTTATATCTGTTCTAAGGGATCTGCTACTTCCCAACTTCAAAAGTTATTAGCAAATTTTTTGAGATGCgagaaaaatcttttctaaAGAAGACTTTGAAGTCTCTTATCAAGAAGActtaaaaattttaattttttttttgttactatcTTCTTCTGACCCTAACATTAAACTTTTACTCAAGCCAGTAAGAATAAACTTAAGCAGTGCTATTTTCCTGCAAGGACACTGATTTCTATGCCAACATGTGTATTTAGGCAGAAACTTTTAACTTCAAGCTAGCATTTGAATGCAATTTCAGTTTCTTCTGAAATTCCTATACCTTAcacaggtttttttcagtgttatCCAAGAAATAAAACTCTGATCTGAGGAAGCAGTAAGAAAAGCTACTGAAGTAAGTCCGTCATAAGACATGCAAAATGATGTAgggttttcttcctttaaattTCGCCTTTGCAGGAAGCACAAAAATGCATCACTGTTACAAAAGAGCTTTGTCTCATGTTACTTAGACTCAGGTTCTTTATCAGCATAAAGCATCTGTATGAAAGCTGAAAGGGAATTCAGTTGGTAGCAGAAACTCAATTATGCACAAACTTTTATTCCCCACAAAAGAAATCCAGGGTGGGAAATAATCCTTTAAAACAaggccattaaaaaaaacctcaataaactcaaaccaaaaatcacagcatcacaggatgttaggagttggaagggactgccaaagatcatcaagtccaacctgcccctgccagaacaggaccatagaatccagcacaggaatgcatccagatgagtcttgaaagtctccagaggaggagactccacaacgtctctggggaacctgttccagtgctctgtcaccctcacagtgaag harbors:
- the SNRPD3 gene encoding small nuclear ribonucleoprotein Sm D3; its protein translation is MSIGVPIKVLHEAEGHIVTCETNTGEVYRGKLIEAEDNMNCQMSNITVTYRDGRVAQLEQVYIRGSKIRFLILPDMLKNAPMLKSMKNKNQGSGAGRGKAAILKAQVAARGRGRGMGRGNIFQKRR